From the genome of Pelmatolapia mariae isolate MD_Pm_ZW linkage group LG12, Pm_UMD_F_2, whole genome shotgun sequence, one region includes:
- the traf2a gene encoding TNF receptor-associated factor 2: MAAQEPSPPSSLEGNKPGFPKKILANNLEDKHLCNSCQKILRRPLQAQCGHRFCSFCFNKIVSCGPQKCSACIKEDLFEEPTSILKQGGAFPDNAARREVEALAAVCPNEGCTWTGTVKEFEASHEGNCDFMIILCPSCKELMRANEQERHNERECPERTLNCKYCKEPFLLKNIKAHDEICPKYPMICEGCAKKKIPREKYVDHIKFCSKFKAPCRFHVVGCDTSVEKEKIHDHERQCSYEHLNLLLHFIMGIKVSLESLQPQSLEVASQKLQELHQSLRDLELKMSQLGGCVAAPVQGACAPTLTTSFTPLPSAMGAALELQLQSEKTKVAELSRRCQELELKVSTFENIVCVLNREMERSCTTMEAYNRQHRLDQDKIEILNNKVRQLERTVSLRDLSIVEMEGKMREMSAATYDGIFVWKISDFTKKRQDAVAGRAPAMFSPAFYTSKYGYKMCLRIYLNGDGTGRGTHLSLFFVVMRGHSDALLKWPFNQKVTLMLLDQNNREHIIDAFRPDISSSSFQRPVSDMNIASGCPLFCPLSKLDSKNTYIRDDTIFIKAIVDLTGL; this comes from the exons ATGGCTGCACAGGAGCCGTCTCCACCATCTTCCCTGGAAGGTAACAAACCGGGCTTCCCAAAGAAAATTTTGGCTAACAACCTGGAGGATAAGCATTTGTGCAACTCGTGTCAGAAAATCCTGAGAAGGCCCCTGCAAGCCCAATGCGGTCACCGCTTTTGTTCGTTTTGTTTCAACAAAATTGTGAG TTGTGGACCACAGAAATGCAGTGCATGCATCAAAGAAGACCTGTTTGAGGAACCCACCTCAATCCTTAAGCAAGGTGGT GCTTTCCCTGACAATGCAGCCCGCAGAGAAGTGGAGGCCTTGGCAGCTGTCTGTCCCAATGAAGGATGCACATGGACTGGAACTGTCAAAGAATTTGAG GCCAGCCACGAGGGCAACTGTGACTTCATGATCATCCTCTgtccttcctgtaaagagctcATGAGAGCCAATGAGCAGGAACGCCACAATGAGAGAGAGTGTCCGGAGAGAACGCTCAACTGCAAATACTGCAAAGAACCCTTCCTGTTAAAGAATATCAAG GCTCATGATGAGATCTGTCCAAAGTATCCAATGATTTGTGAAGGTTGTGCGAAGAAAAAGATCCCCAGAGAAAAG tatGTGGACCATATTAAGTTCTGCAGTAAATTTAAAGCTCCATGCAGATTTCATGTTGTTGGCTGCGATACGTCT GTGGAGAAAGAGAAGATCCATGACCATGAGCGCCAGTGTTCGTATGAACACCTTAACCTGCTTCTGCATTTCATCATGGGCATCAAGGTGAGCCTGGAGAGCCTGCAACCCCAAAGCCTGGAGGTGGCCAGCCAGAAGCTGCAGGAGCTCCACCAGTCCCTCAGGGATCTGGAACTCAAGATGAGCCAGCTGGGTGGGTGTGTTGCAGCTCCCGTGCAGGGAGCATGTGCCCCGACCCTAACCACATCCTTCACCCCGCTGCCCAGTGCCATGGGTGCCGCTTTGGAACTGCAGCTACAGAGTGAAAAAACCAAAGTGGCTGAGCTAAGCCGGCGCTGCCAGGAGCTGGAGCTCAAAGTGAGCACTTTTGAAAACATTGTCTGCGTCCTCAACCGCGAGATGGAGCGCTCCTGCACTACCATGGAGGCCTACAACCGCCAACACAGACTGGATCAGGACAAGATTGAAATCCTCAATAACAAG gTTCGTCAGCTGGAGAGAACGGTGAGCCTGAGGGACCTGTCCATCGTGGAGATGGAGgggaaaatgagagaaatgtcCGCAGCCACTTATGACGGCATATTTGTCTGGAAGATCTCTGATTTCACCAAGAAGAGGCAGGATGCTGTGGCTGGCCGGGCCCCTGCTATGTTCTCTCCTG CCTTTTATACCAGTAAATATGGCTACAAGATGTGCTTGCGGATCTACCTGAATGGTGATGGGACGGGGCGAGGCACCCACCTGTCTTTGTTCTTTGTGGTGATGAGAGGACACAGTGATGCACTCCTCAAGTGGCCTTTTAATCAAAAG GTCACCCTTATGCTGCTCGACCAGAACAACAGGGAGCACATAATTGATGCCTTCAGGCCTGACATTTCATCCTCATCCTTCCAGAGGCCTGTCAGCGACATGAACATCGCCAGTGGTTGTCCGCTCTTCTGTCCGCTCTCAAAGCTGGACTCTAAAAACACCTATATACGTGATGACACCATTTTCATCAAAGCCATTGTAGACCTAACAGGCCTTTAG